The DNA sequence atcataataaaaaataaaaaaaaacatgtccaaatattaaaaaaaaactccataCATGTCATCCAAGATGTCTAAACAATTGAATGGAAGTTcacctcctgaaaagagaaggCGAGCAGCGAGCTTAGCAGTTTAGCACTTCAGCGGCTAAGTTCAGTAAAATCAGCACTTCAGTTCACTTAGGAGAGGAGTAGAAGACGAGAGGTTAGGAACTTGGGCTGGATGGTTggggaaaaattttaaaaaaaataataataataataatgaatatgaaaattttcaattttacccttaaaatacGGGTACACAtttaaaacggccgtttaaaacgtgttttaaacggattTTCTAgccgtttccattttttccCGCATTGTATAGTAACATAcgggaaaacgcgttttaaacgtacaaaaattaataaataaaaaatatccttGATGttggatgagaaaaaaaattaataaatgaacaatatttttaagtgactcaatactaatgcatttaaagaaaattgtaaaaagatataatagaaaaataatgaatgagATCCAATAAGGAGTTTTTGTTTCAGGCTTCGACCAATACATTTGAATAAGTAATAATGGAAGGACaattccacccaaaaaaataataatggaaggACAATCCAGTTGGCTATTTTCTTGGATTATAAAAGCATGTTTTCAAACAATCAATTTGAGAAAAGGTTAATAAATTACAAGTAAAGCagggaaaatagaaaaataaaaattcaaaaacagaaacgtgtcaaaaaaaatagtaaaaaatagaaggattttaataaatatataccAAATGTAAGGAAGTGATAgtaaatttaaataataaaaaaaaaaaaatggagacaTCTGAGCCGGCCACGCTTTCGGTAATactaacctctttttttttggcaatcTTCGACTTTGTCTTCGATAGCTGAGCCATAATCTTATCCTGATTGGCAATCTTCGACGTTATCTTGGACAGCTGAGCCTCTATTTTCGCCTTCTTCGTCTTCCATTGCCTTACCTCTGTCAAATGCTTAGCCTCTACTTTCGCTTTCTTCGCCTTCCACTTCCCTATCTCTGCCATATGCTTAGCCTCTATTCTATCCTTTTCCGTTTCCCACTCCGCTATCTCTGCGAAATGCTTAGCCACTAATTTCTCCGTCTCCGTCTCCCATTTCGTGACCTCCGTCCTTAACTTCTTCATTTCCGGCGCCAAATAATCTACAGATGACTTCGGCATCTCCGTCTCTGTCTTCGCATATTCTTTCGTCGGATACTCTATTTTAGACTTATTAGCCACTACTTTCGGCTTCTCCGTCTCCGTCTCCGGCTTCACAACTACTTTCGGCTTCTCCGTCTCCGACTTCACAACTACTTTCTGCAAATACTCTACACAGGATTTCTTAGGCAATAGTTCCGGCGTCTCCGTCTCGGACTTCACAACCTGCACTACATACTTTGCTGCAGAATTTGGAGGCATCTTGTCAAGAAGTATGATTTGAAACTGATTCTGAAGATGTATTGAAAGAGACTCCTCGGATGAATGCTTTGATGAATATTTATAGACAGGTAGCTAAAGAAGGGAAGCCGAAGAGGCTTGCATGCGGAagacattaattaattaatttattcctTGGAAAATTTAAGGTGTAATTAATGGGACAACCTCATTCAACTCTATTAATAGTTGGAAACTCAAACACTCCCCATGACTTTGACGcttccatttctttcttttcatcgTATGGGAATTCAACCAGATATAGGTGAGCATGGTTTCTAAGTATCGGTCTCGTATCAGTCGTATTGAATTGGTATCAGTTGAGATCGATTTTCAATTCTTAACTTAATTGAATCAATTATTcatatcgtttcaggggtaaaatagtaaaaaattagtactatataaataataataataataaaaacaaaaccgaCTGTTTCCCATTGATTCGATTTGATCTGGATTAATATCGGATAGATATCAAtagataccgataccaatacccaATGCACTTGAGATGCACTTGAAATGACTCAGGTAGGTATTCCAACTGGTCACTACAAACCGCTATGCCAGGCATTTTGCTCATTTTACTACTAAGAAAATAACTGTCTTTTcaaagttattttattttattttttttctgttaacatCAGATATTCAAGTCAAATCCTATaacccatattgaccccacaatcgcataGATCAAATCATACCAAAATTAAATCACATGTAAGACACTGCAATTTTTGGGATGTTAATTTCCTACTTACGATATTCTACTTACGGTCTAATTGACTCCTACTCATATCGATATTCCTACTTACGATATTCTACTGCAATTTCCTACTTACGATATTCTACTTACGGTCTAATTTCCTACTTACGATATTCTACTTAGATCAAATCATACCAAAATTAAATCACATGTAAATCACATGTGCCTAGAGTCTCATTTCTCTATGAATGATTTATTCTCTTAAAAATTTTGGTTGTATAATTCGTTGGAgttatttttctgatttggcATAGATTCCGTAGAGAGTGGTTTTGATgaatgttatttattttttagtcattctggaaaactgtttggttacccataattctgttatgtatttctttcttaAAATTGTTTGGTTAACCTAAATGGAATGGAACATACCTTCACATTCACTGGTTGACAAATAAACACTTGATTAAACGATTGCAAATTTTTTCAGTAGATCTAGGGTTTCCCTAAATCAAAAATTGCACACCTTCAATCTTCAAGACAATAGAAACCctcttcaaagaaaaaataggATTGGATCAACAACTCATAAGTACCCAGTCGGTGGCTGTCTTCAATCATCCCTGAGAGCAGATCTAAGGAGGAGAAGGGTGATGTCAAGCAGCAAAACCTCCATTGAAGCAGTGCTTGGCAATCGCAAGAGGGGGTTTCAAAAATCGTCGGGAGAGAATTCGTGGGAGACCGTCCTTTGTTGATTCGCTTGAATCACAACTTAAATTGGTATTTATATGAGGGGTGGAACCATATGTGTCATATATGAGTTATACTATTTAGTATAATTCTCGGATGAAACACTTTTAACTTTAAAAGGTGTTTCACTTGAATTATATATTTCTAAGTAGAACTACTCCAAATTACAaccaaacaaattaaaaaatacagAATCACATTTTAAGTGAAACACTTTCCAATGAATTAGACAATCAAACACAtccttatgtatcctaggagtagaaccaagaaGTGACGAGACAATGCGGCGTAAGGCCATCGACTGTCCATCATCACCTAGGACACGAGGTGAGAGGATTTTGTgttattttatggaatgtttataACATGTCATCCATACGTGCATTCATGGTAGTTGCATGTTAAAATTGTTTCCTGATTAAATATTAAATTGTggatgttgatgatattgttatctATAACATGATGTTTGCATATTATACACTTGTTGTATTTGGTGAATGTGATATTGCATAATGGTTTGATGGTGTGTGTATAAGTATGACTAAAAGTTTCAGTTTCATCTTATTGGACACAGGTTCCTTATTGAActggacatgtcaagttttccCCGCATGCTTGAATTCCGACAGCATACTCTCCCAAATGCTCAACTTCTccgatgggctcaatggtttTCACAATGGTCTTTTGaaatcaaacacatcaaaggaaaagcgAATGTATTGGCAGACTTCCTTTCCCGACCTGCCCCGTCTTATCCTGTTATCCCTATTCTCTACCCATTAACCCCTGGTGCCTCCTCTTCTGATGTCTCATCTTCCTGAGCTAAGAGAATAACCACCTTGGTGCTACAGTCCTTGCCAATAAGGGTTTAGTTATTGGTCATCCTACAGCTCGGGCAACCGAAGGGGTTCTCCGAATCGGACCGGGGCTGTAGGGTGGGATTATTGATAAGGGGTTTACCATGATCGAAGGGGTTCTCCGAACCAGCACATGCAGGCTCTTGTCTCACAACTATGTTATAGTAGCACCAACACCAATATGGACTTAGAATGTTTTGGGCTAGGAAAATAACCTGGGTGCTACagcccttgccaataggggtttaggtaTTGGCTATCCTACAGCTCGGGCAACCGAAGGGGTTCTCCGGACCGGACCGGGGCTGTAGGGTGGGATTATTGATAAGGGGTTTCCCGTGACCCAAGGGGTTCTCCGAACCGGCACATACAGACTCCTGTCAAAACTATTATGTTATAGTAGTACCAACACCAATATGGACTTAGAATTTGTTGGGCTAGGAAAATAACCCAGGCGCTACAGcacttgccaataggggtttatgtattggctatCCCACAGCACAGCATGGAGACCTGAAGGGGTTCTCCAAACCAGGACCATGACTATCTTATAACTTGGATTAACCGAAGGGGTTCTCCGGACCGGGACCGTGACTGTAGGGTGAGATTATTCACTAGGGGTTTGCAGGTAGCCGAAGGGGTTCTCTGGACCGGAACCTACAGGCTCCTGACTCGTAACTATCGTATATCGCTGGAAGACTGAAGGGGTTCTCCGGACCAGTGAACCAaggatatcccctatgttgcagtagcacttatacccctaTGGACTTAGAAATTTTTGCTTAGGATCGTTTGTTAATAACCAAATCAcgtcattgcattcatctaatttCAGTAATATTATTGTGGTTGAGCATTCATACTTGTCTCTATTATTGTGGAATGTTgtgattgtttgtgtgtgtgtgcacccgtcactgggcttcatggaagctcacccccgttgttgccccctttttagatgtggaTTTAGGAAAACCTTCTGAGACCGTGGTTGATGAGTCAGCCCTCtatggaggtgacctctgggacaAGGAGCTGGTCATGCGATGATTGTGCTTTCGGAGCACgctgaggatgagagtatcattttccttttgattattttatctACATATCAGATGCAGCTctaggggcataactgtaatttaTATTCCGTCGtgaaaacattttcttaaatatggtaaatattatTAGACTTCACCAATTATGTATATTTGaatcttattattttcttgtgatcatagaatcatttcataattttatgcacttaaagtactgcatcgtggatcttggatggattgtggacacgcaCACGTGTCCATGTCACTAGCCTTCAAGTGAGTGGAGGTGGGGTATGACATCTAATCTTTGAATCTCAAGAATCAAGTAAGTAGGGTAAGAGATTATATATGTATTGTGAACCTGTGAATACAGAATAAGCAAATTGGATTCAGGTTGAGCCTTGAGAGGGTTAGGTTATCGAGAGTTACTCTATCAACCGATGGAGCCGCTGAGTTTGCAGATTCTTCGGCTTCAATTAGCTTACGAAGTCTCACTTGGAGGTCTCGAACCCTATCCTCAGTCTTTCGAAGCTTTCTCCATCGATAAGTGGTCCATAGCCGCTGATGACGGAACTAGCGGCTGGAACTCACCCTTGGTCGTAGtatggagagaaggagaaagaaatggtagaatGGTAAAGAGgcgtatttttgggataatgaaaatgggtaaCTTATAAGTGTTTTAttcataagggcaaaaatgtcatttcattgcattccttaacagtgactgatggtagggggtctgagaataatttggtgaaacagagggggtggtcttaccATTGTGGCATTTTCCAGGGGGTGGCGTGGTAAATTTCCCTCTTATAAATTAAGATAGGGGTGGTACGAGTAATTTCATGAAAAAGTGATCCTGACATTGCTTTGACAGTATCCCTGCAAGTGCGCATTCCTTCCGAGGAGTCCCAATTGTTACAGGGGTTTGGATCTCACGGGGGCTACGATTCATCAGGGGTTGAATAGAAGATGGATGTGGAACGAAAATTTTGGTTCACTTACCAATATTGGATTCTCTTTACGTATTTTATCTGTAGTTTACACCACTAAATTGAGTTTTAGAAACGAACCTTAGACTACCTATTAGGAAAACTTACGATTTCAACATGACTTGTGAAATTATCTGGTTGAAGTTTTTCTCATGTCTCTAGTTTCATCCAATCACTTGGTAATATTACAATTGGTACCATAAGGGGTACGGATATGCAttgtttcaagtatcgatatcgtatcgatcggatcatattggtattggttgagatcAATACTGATAGTTGACCGATCCAGatcatagttagtaaaataTGTGAATTATAAGCGTACAATACGCGCATCCGAacgtttaattcaaaagttcataatttggcgtatcaatccaaaaaaaccgTTTAATATGCGGATTTTAAAGATAATCGTATTATACACGAACAATACTTGTATAATACATTACATACTCAATAAacttttgggttaaaaaaaagattgagattaacccaaatgggccaaatcccgattcccgacccttgtcttctatcaagaaccctaatcgatcgaaactataacccttcttcttcacttatctaagtaaaccaaaaaatGGAGGAACCCTTGCCCTAATGACCCCTTCTGCTCCATCTCTGCTCTTGGCGGCCAGCAACCGAGGGTGATAGGTAAGACATCAATACCCCctgctctcattctcttctccatttctcttcccatcgaTTGTTGAAAATCCTATCGAGGGCGATTGCATctacaaataatttttaacgagaagcaagaaagattcaaaagagatgactCACATAGACAAAGATGGCTAAGGGCGGGATTCTTCAAAAATGGTTGAAATGAAAACTTTTCTaggaaatttagcatacaatTGCTATTTGAATTAGTACGataattatttacaaacatagttgcaATCCAACAATGTGAAGAATTATAAAGAGGACAATGACACGGGTGTTCTCCTCCCTCTGTTTTTGCAATACTAGATTtgagaaatcaaaggagttgaagggaggaggttcttgagccttaaaattgatccATGACCTGTCTTAGATTGTACCAccatggaaatttcaagaaaaaccaaGCGCATCTCTGGGATGAATGATTGCAAACAattattctccatcttcttgaaccttgttttcgtaccaagaagaaaagaacatataaaagtTACGAGGCGAGAtgaggtttgattctcctcttagttctttctagcataccctttttaggggttaaatgtaactaatattaaatgtgaaaattcaaaaaaatgaaaaatgatttcaaattggaaaatcatATTGGATTTTAGTATCCATAAAAGCATggtagattagaatttagttttaaacaatcatttttagtccCGGATTTTTGCTCCCGTATTTTTACAGAGTAACCGTATTAAACGCATACCGTATCATTTCCGTACGCGTTTTATTGCACTGGCTTTTTTGGAACGTATTATTACCGTATGAACTATTCAATTGCCGTACATATCCGTTCCCGTCCCCGTCcccgaacttactaactatgatcCAGATTGATTGCCCCGTATCGCtcaaggggtaaaatagtaaatatatatatatatatatatattttaaaccaGGGTAAAAGTGATCGATACATTATTAATCTATGGATTGATCCTTGGATACCTAACTTTCCTGGTTCATCTGCCCCATTCCCCTCGCTTGGGATGCTCCACAGTCAAAAACTGAGATTCATTACTTATGAGAAGGATTTAAATCAAGCAAAGTTCATTTACATAATCAGTGAAACCACTAACAGCTTAACATGTAAAAATTGGATCGCCTAAGAGGATTTAAGAAAACAAAGGGGAATAAAACCAACTGAAGAGGGGATGCATGAAAACGATGGGGAATACAATCAACTGGAAACATGAAATTTCTGAAGATCTGATCGGGACATTTCAAAGAGATTCAAAGTGATAAAGCTTTCTTTGCCGCCTTCGCCTCTGCCCTTGCGGCCTCCGCCGCGTCCTTCGCTGCTTCTAATGCTGCTATTACCGCTTCCACTGCCGCCTTCTCAACCTGCTCGCGTGAATCGGAACTTAGAAGTGAAATCTTAGTCACGTTTGACGCCGCCACAGCAGCTTCCGCCGCCAACTTTGCTGCCTCTGCCGCTGTCCTTGCTGCCTCCACTGCTGCCTTTGCTGCCATCATCGCTAGAAAGGTTAATTGGAAGCTGAAGCTGAAGGTGAAGGTGAGAGTGAAAGCACAGTATAGAAACCTCTGTTTTGATTATCTCTTGATGACTATATATTTATAAAGGCAAAGTAGCGTTGTAGGTAAGCTAGGGTTAACTTTGTAAAGTGTAGAAGCGCAGTATAGAAACCTCTGTTTTGACATCTCTTACACTAGTGGTGCTCCtaacaaaatgaaaaaggaaaggcGAAGGTGATtgctaaaagagaaaaaagagaaaatgggatATATTCGTGTTAGGACTTACAATTTCTAGAGGAGAATTCTTACCGTGAATTTGGGTGTTCTTGGAAGATCTCTCTTCTATCCAATCTACAAAGTTAACTATTTGTAACTTTGAATGAGAATAGGATTCCTCGTTGCATGAGAATAGGGTTCCTCCAATATGGCATGGTTTTTTGATGATTGGGCTACAAGTTTTTCTTCTGGAGAATGAGATCAAAGTTATCACTGTATAACATTAGCAGTAAAATCTAAttcaacccaagaaaaaaatctGGTTGAAGAAgttatttgtttcatatttccaatttttgtttCGAAGGACTCGTTTACAATTCATCAGGGACATGAAAGTGTTCCACAGCAAGCTTTATCGAAGCCGAAGCTTGGATAAAAATCccctgtttttctcatccctgtttttctttgttttgttacctgcagaatgcgacacgtggacaactttaagagtAACGGTTAAGAATGGGTgatgattattacatccggtgcgttggtcttaaagttgtccacgtgtcgcattctgcaggtaacaaaacaaggaaaaacaaggatgagaacaacagaggattattttccccgAAGCTTCGCCTCTGCCGCCTTTGCTTCTGCCTTAGCTGCCTCAGCCGCTGTTGACGCTTCCGCCGTGGTCCTTGCTGCTAGGACAACTTTCTTTTGTCGCCTCAGCCAACGCCTCCATCTTCGTACGAACGTGATTTGGAAGTTGAGCCAACTTCATCTCCACATTTGCTGCCGCCTCGGTAGCTTCAGCCGACGCCTTTGCTGCGTACCCTGCGGCCTGTGCTGCGCGAGCTGCGGCTTCAGCCGACATTTTCACAAGGGTAGTTGGAAGCTGAGAACAATAGTTAATCCTCTGTGTAAGACTCTTTGATGCCTGATGCTGAACCTGTGCTTGGTTTTATATAAACAGAGATTCTTGTGGATTTCTTGCGGGTGGAGAAAGTAGTAATCCCAGAAGTGTACACCCTCTCGGGAATTGCAGGAGCTTCAATGCTAAATTAATTCCTGAAATGACTCTCATATTCTTCTTCATAATCAAAGCGCCCACCTCGTTCAACTCGATTAAGTCTTGGAAACCCAAACTTCATAGGGGCGTTAATTAAGGAGTAAAGACTCGGTATTAATGTTAGTTCTAGAAGCAGTTATTGTTTGGATAGTGAAGGAGAAAGAATGAGTGGGTGCTGAAGGCTGATCGTACGAACTAGAGAAAGCCTTTTTTCCGATTTCGTAATTAGTTCACTCTCTCACATATTCACTCAGTACTTTGACCCCTTCACCCTTTGTGCCAACTCTATTTGGGTTTGAAAGTTACAAATCaggaccactgttagttaaaacgcgtttaaaacgctttttcctttttttaccgtttaaaacgtgtttttccATATGTTATTATACAATtcgaaaaaaaacaaaaacgataaaagaatccgttttaaatgcgttttaaacgcgtatctgttttttaaggataaaataagaattttattaaaaaaattaattaatttatttaaaaaaaaaaaaaaaaaaaaacctattagtaaaagtgaagagtgaagacaatatggtacttgattttttgtttttaacttccatactatctatagggaaaaaatctcatttttttatagcccattgagtaaagagaagctaaagctagcaacatttcattttcttgtagcccattgggctattttatcttgggactcctagagcttttggaatgtTAGATGTatgtatacaagtaataatctctccaattgcatgagtataataccgtttttttggtttcgttttttttttaaaactacacgtttaatacttgtACCGTTCGTTTACGTCTGTTTGTcgttccctgtttttttgaccctttttttgaccgtaccgttcatcgtttttatctgtttaaaacccataccgtaCGTTTTCGTTTTTTTGCCATTctcgttttaactaacagtgatcaGGACCGTCCTCTATTCCGCTGGAGACTATTGCAAGGTTCATAGCACCTGTGTATAGTAGTGGGAATAACCTGAGATTTCAGCTATAGTTGGGACATTCCAGAATCTCCTCCTCGCTCCTCCCTCCCACTTTGGCCCCACTATAAAAGCCAACATAAATTTAAATGGTTACAGGCATTGGTATCAGTTTTGGAGACTATCAGGTTGTTTCGATCCAGTATTGAACGAAGTtccaaaaaattccactttttCGTTGATACCACCAACAATATCAATTTCCAGCAATACTAATACTTAATTCCATAGCAAACATGGTTGAAAGAATTGGtattaaataaatcaattcatatcAGTATCGGCCTCCATTGTCCATTTGTCCATGGACAAAGGTGAGGGGTAGTATATGCCCCACCAATAAGGAGCACAGGAGATGCTCAGATGGCCTGATTTTTGTTTTTCGGATAAATAGAAAGGGATAATACATAATAATTAAGAAGTTCAAATCCGAGACTTCCTGAtgattatggatttttttttcatcacagCTCATCAATTGCACTAGACAATTGCGACTGAGAGGAGAATGAACGAGTGGGTTCAAAAAGGTTGGCCGGAGTTGGGCCTTGAGACAAtggtaggagagagaatgagagctTTCGgactttttttccatttcaagaGCTGATCTGCTCTTGAAATTTTCTTAACCCGGTGGTTGTAGTCGCTTTGTTTTCTAATAACCTAATTCTTCTAGTACAATAGAAACTCCATTAGGTAATCTGAGAAGGTAGATCTCTCACAAATTGTTTAAACAACCAAAATTTGATTAATGTTACTAATGGAGATCAACTGAATTGAAGAAgctttttctttcatgtctGTAATATTTGTTTCAAAGACTTGTTTTACTCACAAGAGACATGAAGGTCTGATCTGAGCTTCTATATTCAACAATTAAATAGTAACATTGCAAACTTTTATCGCATCCTAAGCCTTCGACTCCGCTTCTATCATTGCCACCTGCGCCGCCTGTGCTTCAGCTATTGCAGCCTCCGCCGCCCCTCTTGTTGCTTTCGCCGCCACAGCCCTTGCTTCTACGACCACCATTGTTGCGGCTTCCGCTGCAATCCTTCTTGATATGGCCatattgtagaaacgcaatcttaaaacgatgcagaagataatggaaaaacaaaacaaacaatgcacacggattttacgaggttcggcaaggttgcctacgtccccggtgagatgagatcctgcttcactatcaatggagaatagggttacagcgctcgtcctcacacctctcagtattgcttgcattacagagaaagaaacccttgctacaaatatataacgaaaaaaaccctaatccggattaaactacaattgccaccctaatccggattagaCTACAAttgtcctcaaataaaaaattcgagcagggggttgcgcccccctacaccccctgctatgcaggggggcctcctgccccccttgcaacccccacggcccgtaaccggctagcgggaccgtcaTCCGGCCTatctaggtgttgcaccagtactccctggattaaactgcgacggaatactagacatcatacaccaacacataTTTCTTGCCGCCTCAGCCAACGCTGCCATCCTCTCAAGAACATTATTCAGAAGCTGAACCAACCTGATGATGTCCACATTAACTGTCGCTTCTATCGCTTTTGCAGGCGCCTTTGCTGCAAACGCTGCGGTCTTTGCCCCGTGAACTGCAGCACAATAGCTAAGCCTGGTGCTTGAAAGATTTCTTTGATGCCTGGTTCTTGAAACATGTTTGCTTTGAGAGCTATTTATATACAGG is a window from the Macadamia integrifolia cultivar HAES 741 chromosome 5, SCU_Mint_v3, whole genome shotgun sequence genome containing:
- the LOC122079678 gene encoding uncharacterized protein LOC122079678, yielding MEGKIIGLPIHFRAKREVLAVAVQEVVVATRLAVEAAEAAATRAAEASASINSAKVHQRNLSSTRLSYCAAVHGAKTAAFAAKAPAKAIEATVNVDIIRLRFYNMAISRRIAAEAATMVVVEARAVAAKATRGAAEAAIAEAQAAQVQHQASKSLTQRINYCSQLPTTLVKMSAEAAARAAQAAGYAAKASAEATEAAANVEMKLAQLPNHVRTKMEALAEATKESCPSSKDHGGSVNSG